A stretch of the Uranotaenia lowii strain MFRU-FL chromosome 3, ASM2978415v1, whole genome shotgun sequence genome encodes the following:
- the LOC129751044 gene encoding protein 5NUC-like: protein MAILSGSCFVALVLLGMATIEVAPKATEGKLEEAAGSRARAAAENFQLIILHNNDMHARFEQTGAYGNDCQPADVANNRCYGGFARVAHK from the coding sequence ATGGCGATCCTGTCCGGAAGCTGTTTCGTTGCACTGGTCCTGCTAGGGATGGCAACTATCGAAGTGGCCCCGAAGGCAACCGAAGGCAAGCTAGAGGAAGCAGCAGGAAGCAGGGCCCGGGCAGCAGCAGAAAACTTCCAGCTCATTATCCTGCACAACAACGATATGCATGCCCGGTTTGAGCAGACCGGGGCCTACGGCAACGATTGCCAGCCGGCCGATGTGGCCAATAATCGGTGCTACGGAGGATTCGCCCGGGTGGCCCACAAGTAA